In Toxotes jaculatrix isolate fToxJac2 chromosome 12, fToxJac2.pri, whole genome shotgun sequence, the following are encoded in one genomic region:
- the LOC121190878 gene encoding olfactory receptor 1496-like yields the protein MSFLRTVLNDSAIIHPPGFYIIGFQTFPYISIYFVFLAFVYVVTLVFNILLMYVIALDHSLHTPKFLAVFNLAVIDVILNTSTIPSMIKTFLFKDNFIPFNLCLLQMYFYYAFASLESYALAILAYDRLIAICFPLRQNLLNTLPIMSCIVGVTWVYSLGRIAYSTAIMTRLSFCNSVRVFSYFCDYAPVFRLACNDYSLQWSMASASSMVNLVVPFTFIALSYVSIIVTVFRMKSVSSRVKALTTCIEHLILVAIFYIPLFSIFLIGLYIGAIDPDHRVLSLSMASCLPPCINPIVYSFKTKEIKNRALALIWRMKINP from the coding sequence ATGTCTTTCCTCAGGACGGTTTTAAATGACTCTGCCATCATTCATCCTCCAGGCTTCTATATCATCGGATTTCAGACGTTTCCCTACATCAGCATCTACTTTGTCTTTCTAGCATTTGTCTATGTGGTTACACTAGTGTTCAACATTTTATTGATGTATGTGATTGCTCTTGACCACAGCTTACACACTCCAAAATTTCTGGCTGTGTTCAACCTCGCAGTAATTGATGTGATCTTGAACACGAGCACTATTCCCAGCATGATTAAGACGTTCCTCTTTAAGGACAATTTCATTCCATTCAACCTATGTCTATTACAAATGTACTTCTACTATGCTTTTGCATCACTGGAGTCATATGCGCTTGCTATACTTGCCTATGACAGATTGATCGCAATATGTTTCCCTCTGCGTCAGAATTTACTCAACACATTGCCGATCATGTCTTGTATTGTAGGTGTGACTTGGGTTTACAGTCTGGGAAGAATAGCATACAGCACGGCAATCATGACTCGACTGTCTTTTTGCAATTCTGTCAGAGTGTTCAGTTATTTCTGTGACTACGCCCCTGTGTTTAGACTCGCCTGTAATGATTACTCATTACAGTGGTCCATGGCTTCTGCCTCAAGTATGGTCAATCTGGTGGTCCCCTTTACTTTTATTGCTCTGTCCTACGTCAGCATCATCGTGACCGTGTTCAGGATGAAATCAGTGAGCAGTAGGGTGAAAGCTCTCACCACTTGCATTGAGCACCTCATCCTTGTTGCTATATTTTATATTCCtttattcagcatttttttaattGGGCTGTATATCGGAGCCATTGACCCAGACCATCGTGTGCTGAGCCTCTCGATGGCCTCTTGCCTCCCCCCCTGCATTAATCCTATTGTATATTCCTTTAAAACAAAAGAGATCAAAAATAGAGCCCTGGCACTGATCTggagaatgaaaataaacccTTGA
- the LOC121190299 gene encoding olfactory receptor 1M1-like — protein MSFLRTVLNDSVIIHPPGFYIIGFQTFPYISVYFIFLAFVYAVTVLFNCLVVYIIAFNHCLHTPKFLAVVNLAVIDVMLNSCTIPSMIKIFLIKDNFIPFNLCFVQMFFYYAFGTLESYALAILAYDRLIAICFPLRQNSINTLQNMSCIVGLAWCFGLGIIAFATGIMTRLSFCNSLRVFSYFCDYAPVFRLACNDYTMQWSVGSLLTFLLLVGPFTFIVLSYVSILVTVFRMKSLDSRVKALATCVEHIILVAVFYIPLITIFTIGFYLRLIDPDQRVLSLSLASCIPPCVNPIVYSLKTKEIKTRALALVRKNIIGTDQRRIKPWRVKETLQKVWL, from the coding sequence ATGTCTTTTCTCAGGACTGTTTTAAACGACTCTGTCATCATTCATCCTCCAGGCTTCTACATCATCGGATTTCAGACGTTTCCCTACATCAGTGTCTACTTCATCTTTCTAGCGTTTGTTTATGCGGTTACAGTGCTGTTCAATTGTTTGGTGGTCTACATAATTGCCTTTAATCATTGTTTACACACTCCAAAGTTTTTGGCTGTGGTCAACCTGGCAGTAATCGATGTAATGCTAAATTCATGCACTATTCCCAGCATGATAAAGATATTTCTCATTAAGGACAATTTCATTCCATTCAACTTGTGTtttgtacaaatgtttttttactACGCCTTTGGGACTCTGGAATCATACGCACTCGCCATTCTTGCCTATGACAGACTGATCGCAATATGTTTCCCTCTGCGTCAAAACTCAAtcaacacactgcaaaacatgTCTTGTATTGTCGGCCTGGCTTGGTGCTTTGGTCTGGGGATTATTGCGTTTGCAACAGGTATAATGACTCGACTGTCTTTTTGCAATTCTCTCAGAGTGTTCAGCTATTTCTGTGACTACGCCCCTGTGTTTAGACTCGCCTGTAATGATTACACTATGCAGTGGTCTGTGGGCTCTTTGCTGACTTTCTTGCTCCTTGTAGGACCCTTCACTTTTATTGTTCTGTCTTATGTCAGCATCCTGGTGACTGTGTTCAGGATGAAATCACTGGACAGTCGGGTCAAAGCTCTGGCCACTTGTGTTGAACACATTATCCTTGTGGCTGTATTTTACATTCCTCTCATTACCATTTTTACTATCGGCTTTTATTTGCGGCTTATTGACCCAGACCAGCGTGTGCTGAGCTTGTCGCTGGCCTCTTGCATCCCACCCTGTGTCAATCCTATTGTATATTCACTGAAAACCAAAGAGATAAAAACCAGAGCCCTGGCACTAGTGAGGAAAAATATAATTGGCACAGACCAACGCAGGATCAAACCTTGGAGGGTTAAGGAAACGTTGCAAAAAGTCTGGCTCTAA